Proteins co-encoded in one Cytobacillus sp. NJ13 genomic window:
- a CDS encoding purine-nucleoside phosphorylase — translation MNYTKIQNAAEFLKNKYTGQPKIGLILGSGLGVLADEIEEPVKIPYNEIPDFPVSTVEGHAGQLVFGRLNGIEVVAMQGRFHYYEGYSFDKVTFPVRVMNEMGVEKLIVTNAAGGVNETYSPGDLMLISDHINNMGSNPLIGPNDSRMGPRFPDMSEAYSKELRKLARGIADKLNLKIQEGVYVGNTGPTYETPAEIRMLRTVGGDAVGMSTVPEVIVAQHSGMNVLGISCISNMAAGILDQPLNHEEVIETTEKVKADFLRYVKAIVKEFGA, via the coding sequence ATGAATTATACTAAAATTCAAAATGCGGCTGAATTTCTAAAAAATAAATATACAGGGCAGCCAAAGATTGGGCTGATATTAGGGTCAGGACTTGGAGTACTGGCAGACGAAATCGAAGAACCGGTTAAAATCCCATATAACGAAATCCCTGATTTTCCTGTATCAACAGTAGAGGGCCATGCTGGACAGCTGGTATTCGGACGTTTGAACGGCATTGAAGTGGTTGCTATGCAGGGCCGTTTCCATTATTACGAAGGATACTCATTTGATAAGGTAACCTTTCCAGTAAGAGTTATGAACGAAATGGGTGTTGAGAAGCTTATTGTTACGAATGCAGCAGGCGGAGTGAATGAAACTTATTCACCTGGTGATCTCATGCTTATTTCAGACCATATCAACAATATGGGCAGCAATCCGCTTATTGGTCCTAATGATTCCCGCATGGGTCCACGCTTTCCGGATATGTCAGAAGCATATTCCAAAGAATTGAGAAAGCTTGCCAGAGGTATAGCCGATAAGCTAAACCTGAAGATTCAGGAAGGAGTTTATGTCGGCAATACAGGGCCAACTTATGAAACTCCTGCAGAAATTCGCATGCTGAGAACAGTGGGCGGAGATGCAGTCGGCATGTCAACTGTTCCAGAAGTCATTGTGGCACAGCATTCAGGAATGAATGTGCTTGGAATCTCCTGTATCTCAAATATGGCTGCAGGTATCCTGGATCAGCCGCTGAACCACGAAGAAGTAATCGAAACAACTGAGAAAGTCAAAGCCGATTTTCTTCGTTATGTGAAAGCAATCGTTAAAGAATTTGGTGCGTAA
- a CDS encoding pyrimidine-nucleoside phosphorylase, protein MRMVDLIEKKRDGLELTTEEIQFVINGYTDGSIPDYQISALTMAIFFQGMTENERADLTMAMVESGDQIDLSKIEGIKVDKHSTGGVGDTTTLVLGPLVAAVGVPVAKMSGRGLGHTGGTIDKLESVEGFHVEIENDEFIKLVNQNKIAVIGQSGNLTPADKKLYALRDVTATVDSIPLIASSIMSKKIAAGADAIVLDVKTGAGAFMKTLDDSRELARAMVRIGNNVGRNTMAVISDMSQPLGYAIGNALEVKEAIDTLKGEGPEDLTELCLTLGSHMVFLAKKADTLREAREKLENAIKDGSALETFKVFLSSQGGDASVVDDPQKLPQAKYTFELEAKQDGYVSEIVADEIGTAAMLLGAGRATKESEIDLAVGLVLRKKIGDRVSKGESLVTICSNFENVEEVRNMLYENITMSTEKVPAPILIHEEITE, encoded by the coding sequence ATGAGAATGGTGGATCTTATTGAAAAGAAAAGGGATGGTCTTGAGTTAACAACAGAAGAAATTCAGTTCGTCATTAATGGATATACAGACGGTTCAATCCCGGACTATCAGATAAGTGCTTTAACAATGGCTATCTTTTTCCAGGGAATGACAGAGAATGAAAGAGCCGACTTGACTATGGCGATGGTAGAATCCGGTGATCAAATCGACTTATCAAAAATAGAAGGCATTAAAGTAGATAAACATTCAACTGGCGGTGTTGGCGATACAACAACACTGGTCCTGGGGCCGCTTGTAGCAGCAGTTGGTGTTCCGGTTGCGAAGATGTCAGGGCGGGGCCTCGGACATACAGGCGGAACAATCGACAAACTTGAGTCTGTAGAAGGTTTCCACGTGGAAATTGAAAATGATGAATTTATTAAGCTTGTTAATCAAAATAAAATTGCAGTAATTGGACAGAGCGGTAATTTAACGCCAGCGGACAAAAAATTGTATGCACTGCGCGATGTTACAGCTACAGTCGACAGCATTCCTTTAATTGCAAGTTCGATTATGAGCAAAAAAATCGCTGCAGGTGCTGACGCTATTGTCCTCGATGTTAAAACAGGCGCTGGCGCATTTATGAAGACGCTTGACGATTCCCGTGAATTAGCGAGAGCGATGGTCCGAATCGGAAATAATGTTGGCAGAAATACAATGGCAGTTATCTCGGATATGAGCCAGCCGCTGGGGTATGCAATTGGAAATGCCCTTGAAGTAAAAGAAGCGATCGATACATTAAAAGGCGAAGGTCCTGAAGATCTGACAGAACTTTGCCTGACCTTGGGCAGCCATATGGTTTTCTTGGCGAAAAAAGCGGATACATTGAGGGAAGCGCGCGAAAAGCTTGAGAACGCTATTAAAGACGGTTCCGCTTTAGAAACATTTAAAGTATTCCTAAGCTCTCAGGGCGGAGATGCTTCCGTTGTTGATGATCCGCAAAAATTGCCTCAGGCAAAATATACATTTGAATTAGAAGCTAAGCAGGATGGCTATGTATCTGAGATTGTTGCAGATGAAATCGGAACTGCAGCCATGCTTTTAGGAGCAGGAAGAGCTACAAAGGAATCAGAAATCGATCTTGCTGTCGGCCTTGTTTTAAGAAAGAAAATCGGTGACCGGGTAAGCAAAGGTGAATCTCTCGTAACCATCTGCAGCAATTTCGAAAATGTAGAAGAAGTAAGAAATATGCTTTATGAAAACATTACTATGTCGACTGAAAAAGTACCGGCTCCAATATTGATTCATGAAGAAATAACTGAATAA
- a CDS encoding D-alanyl-D-alanine carboxypeptidase family protein, with protein MKRLVSLMLITLLMATIFVPSGFARENSADLADNVKSAILIERDTGSILYEKNSGEQLPPASMTKVMTMLLIMEAIDEGKLSWDEKIRTSEYAASMGGSQIFLEPGEEMTTKQMLQGIAIGSGNDASVAMAERIAGSEEAFVEMMNKKAKELGLKNTNFQNPTGLSAKEHFSTAHDMAIMAKELLKYEKITEFTGTYEAYLREDTDKKFWLVNTNRLVRFYPGVDGLKTGFTSEAKYCLTATAEKDGMRVIAVVFGAPTSKERNAQVTKMLDYAFSQYKTHPMYERNHVLGKITVSKGEKKMVEALTSEPISLLTKKGESIKEIEQKVTLNKNIKAPVQKGDQIGTLTLKKDGKVLVESPLVAKEDSKEASWWTLFKRSMGLFSKAE; from the coding sequence ATGAAACGACTCGTCTCATTAATGTTAATAACATTATTAATGGCAACAATCTTTGTTCCTTCAGGATTTGCAAGAGAAAACAGTGCAGATTTAGCGGATAATGTGAAATCCGCAATTCTTATCGAACGTGATACCGGATCGATATTGTATGAAAAAAATAGCGGTGAACAGCTTCCGCCTGCGAGTATGACTAAAGTAATGACAATGCTTTTAATCATGGAAGCTATAGATGAAGGAAAACTGTCATGGGATGAGAAAATCCGGACAAGCGAGTACGCAGCATCCATGGGCGGTTCGCAAATCTTCCTCGAGCCAGGTGAAGAAATGACCACAAAGCAAATGCTGCAGGGAATCGCAATTGGTTCCGGAAACGATGCGTCCGTTGCAATGGCTGAGAGAATTGCCGGTTCAGAAGAAGCTTTTGTTGAAATGATGAATAAAAAGGCAAAGGAATTAGGTCTTAAGAATACTAATTTCCAAAACCCCACAGGCCTGTCAGCTAAGGAACATTTCAGTACTGCACATGATATGGCAATAATGGCGAAAGAGCTACTTAAATATGAAAAAATAACTGAGTTTACTGGCACATATGAAGCTTATCTTCGTGAGGACACAGATAAAAAATTCTGGCTTGTCAATACAAACCGCCTTGTGCGTTTTTATCCAGGAGTTGATGGGCTTAAAACAGGTTTTACTTCTGAAGCAAAATACTGTCTAACAGCAACAGCGGAGAAAGATGGCATGCGTGTGATAGCAGTTGTATTTGGCGCACCGACTTCGAAAGAACGCAATGCCCAGGTGACTAAAATGCTCGACTATGCATTCAGCCAATATAAGACACACCCAATGTATGAAAGAAATCACGTTCTTGGCAAAATTACAGTTAGCAAAGGGGAGAAGAAAATGGTTGAAGCCCTGACAAGCGAACCGATTTCCCTATTAACTAAAAAAGGTGAAAGCATTAAGGAAATTGAACAAAAAGTCACTTTAAATAAAAATATTAAGGCACCTGTCCAAAAGGGCGATCAAATCGGAACATTAACCTTGAAAAAGGATGGAAAAGTTTTAGTTGAGAGCCCTCTGGTAGCTAAAGAAGATAGCAAGGAAGCATCATGGTGGACCTTGTTTAAGAGATCAATGGGATTATTTTCAAAAGCTGAATAA
- the spoIIAA gene encoding anti-sigma F factor antagonist, with translation MSLNINLEVKHDVLCIRLSGELDHHSADELREQAARAIEDHDIHHIILNLEHLSFMDSSGLGVILGRYKQIKQKHGEMVVCAISPAVQRLFDMSGLFKIIRLEPTEENALQRLGVA, from the coding sequence GTGAGTCTTAACATTAATTTGGAAGTGAAGCATGATGTCTTATGTATTCGTTTAAGCGGGGAGCTCGACCATCATTCGGCAGATGAGCTGCGTGAACAGGCAGCAAGGGCGATTGAAGATCATGACATCCATCATATTATTTTGAACCTTGAGCATCTTTCTTTTATGGATAGTTCAGGGTTAGGAGTTATTTTGGGCAGGTACAAACAAATCAAACAAAAGCATGGTGAAATGGTTGTTTGTGCGATTTCTCCTGCAGTGCAGAGACTATTTGATATGTCGGGTTTATTTAAGATTATCCGTTTAGAACCGACAGAAGAAAATGCACTGCAAAGATTGGGGGTTGCCTAG
- the spoIIAB gene encoding anti-sigma F factor, translating into MKNVMNLEFSALSQNESFARVTVAAFIAQLDPTMDELTEIKTVVSEAVTNSIIHGYENDPNGIVYISVLIEDGFIDLTIKDKGLGIMDVEEARQPLFTTKPELERSGMGFTIMENFMDEIEIKSQPGIGTEIRLRKHLSNSKMLCN; encoded by the coding sequence ATGAAAAATGTGATGAACCTCGAATTTAGCGCACTTAGCCAAAATGAATCATTCGCTCGTGTCACTGTTGCTGCCTTTATTGCCCAGCTTGATCCGACGATGGATGAACTGACAGAAATTAAAACTGTCGTTTCCGAAGCTGTAACCAACTCCATTATTCACGGTTATGAAAATGATCCTAATGGGATTGTCTATATTTCTGTCCTGATTGAAGATGGATTCATTGATTTGACGATTAAGGATAAAGGCCTTGGAATTATGGATGTGGAGGAGGCCAGGCAGCCGTTATTTACAACAAAACCTGAACTGGAAAGATCAGGGATGGGCTTTACCATCATGGAAAATTTCATGGACGAAATCGAAATCAAATCGCAGCCGGGAATAGGCACAGAGATCCGATTAAGGAAGCATTTATCAAATAGTAAAATGCTATGCAATTAA
- the sigF gene encoding RNA polymerase sporulation sigma factor SigF, producing MDVEVKAEKGQTYLKDNEVKELIKQSQSGDQGARDKIVQKNMRLVWSVVQRFLNRGYEPDDLFQIGCIGLLKSVDKFDLSYDVKFSTYAVPMIIGEIQRFIRDDGTVKVSRSLKEMGNKIRKAKDELSKTLGRIPTVTELSEFLEISPEDIILAQEASRIPSSIHETVYENDGDPITLLDQIDDGNEGKWFDKIALKEAIRELDERERLIVYLRYYKDQTQSEVAARLGISQVQVSRLEKKILQQMKDRMDI from the coding sequence ATGGATGTGGAGGTTAAAGCAGAGAAGGGCCAAACCTATTTAAAGGACAATGAAGTCAAGGAGCTTATAAAGCAAAGCCAAAGCGGAGATCAGGGTGCAAGAGACAAAATTGTTCAAAAAAATATGCGTCTTGTCTGGTCTGTCGTCCAGAGATTCTTGAATAGAGGATATGAACCGGATGACCTCTTCCAAATTGGCTGTATCGGCTTGTTGAAATCGGTTGATAAATTTGATCTCAGTTATGATGTAAAGTTTTCAACCTATGCGGTTCCAATGATTATCGGAGAAATCCAAAGATTCATCCGCGATGATGGAACGGTTAAGGTAAGCCGTTCATTGAAGGAAATGGGCAATAAAATCAGGAAGGCCAAAGATGAGCTATCAAAAACGCTTGGCCGCATCCCAACAGTTACAGAGCTTTCGGAGTTTCTGGAAATCTCTCCGGAAGATATTATCCTCGCCCAGGAAGCAAGCCGTATTCCTTCATCAATACATGAAACAGTGTATGAAAATGATGGAGATCCCATAACGCTGCTCGATCAGATAGATGATGGCAATGAAGGAAAATGGTTTGATAAGATAGCTCTAAAAGAAGCGATCCGCGAATTGGATGAGCGGGAAAGACTGATAGTCTATTTGCGCTATTATAAAGATCAGACCCAATCCGAAGTGGCGGCAAGGCTTGGTATTTCTCAGGTTCAGGTATCGCGTCTTGAAAAAAAGATACTCCAGCAAATGAAAGACCGAATGGATATATAA
- a CDS encoding stage V sporulation protein AA, which produces MEKTVYIRLRHRLQIRPNQRILLKDIAQVIADDDIYEKLCALPLYKVNEHDRNIVIIDVMKVIRAITQLFSNLEVQSIGPAQAIVEVVTKKQKVSFPLFLLVWLLLFIGAALAIMNFHEDVSMQAVQLRIYTLITGEVDSKPLIFQIPYSIGLGLGMIIFFNHVFKKRLNEEPSPLEVEMFNYQLDLDNYVALKENKESMKHLDDH; this is translated from the coding sequence TTGGAGAAAACAGTTTATATTCGCTTGCGGCACCGTCTGCAAATAAGGCCCAATCAGAGAATACTGCTTAAAGATATCGCGCAGGTCATTGCCGATGATGACATTTATGAAAAGCTTTGTGCACTTCCGCTTTATAAAGTAAACGAGCATGACCGGAATATTGTGATAATTGACGTTATGAAGGTAATTCGCGCCATTACCCAATTATTTTCAAACCTGGAAGTCCAGTCGATCGGGCCGGCTCAAGCTATAGTTGAGGTGGTTACAAAAAAGCAAAAAGTATCATTCCCTCTTTTCCTGCTGGTTTGGCTGCTTCTGTTTATTGGTGCTGCCCTGGCTATTATGAATTTTCATGAAGACGTGAGCATGCAGGCTGTACAGCTTAGAATTTACACTCTCATAACTGGGGAAGTGGACAGCAAGCCCCTCATTTTTCAAATCCCCTATTCCATAGGCCTGGGGCTTGGCATGATCATATTCTTTAATCATGTTTTTAAGAAGCGGCTTAATGAAGAGCCTAGCCCATTGGAAGTAGAAATGTTCAATTATCAGCTGGATCTTGATAATTATGTTGCATTGAAAGAAAACAAGGAGAGTATGAAGCATCTTGATGACCATTAA
- a CDS encoding stage V sporulation protein AB — protein MTINVVLVMIIGFAGGLAVGSGFVAFLAVLGIIPRLTQLTKTMKMIHHYEAAVVIGALAGALVTLWDPVLQLTPLLLIPLGLASGIFIGMLAAALTEVLNVFPILAKRIGVDGKIAILLMAFVFGKVFGSLFQWIYFVNK, from the coding sequence ATGACCATTAATGTTGTCCTGGTAATGATCATTGGATTTGCGGGGGGGCTCGCTGTTGGTTCAGGGTTTGTTGCCTTTCTGGCTGTTTTAGGCATTATCCCGAGGCTGACCCAGCTGACCAAAACGATGAAAATGATCCATCATTATGAAGCTGCCGTTGTTATAGGCGCTTTGGCAGGTGCACTGGTAACTTTATGGGATCCGGTGCTCCAGTTAACACCGCTGCTTTTAATCCCCCTGGGGCTCGCTTCGGGAATATTTATTGGAATGCTGGCAGCAGCTTTAACTGAAGTTTTGAATGTATTTCCAATCCTTGCGAAAAGAATCGGAGTGGATGGGAAAATTGCGATTTTATTAATGGCATTTGTATTTGGAAAGGTGTTCGGATCACTGTTTCAATGGATTTATTTTGTAAATAAATAA
- a CDS encoding stage V sporulation protein AE yields MDERRHVILITDGDDFARKTVELVAKEIGGRCLSLSHGNPSILTGQQIVKLIKKVSHDPVLVMFDDSGFIGEGAGENALKYVACHKDIDVLGIIAVASKTRQAEWTKVDVCIDNNGELTPYGVDKFGVPEMEIGRINGDTVYCLDQLDVPIIVGIGDIGKMSKKDHYDAGSPITKKAVELVLERSGYYGTKQDEGR; encoded by the coding sequence ATGGATGAACGGAGGCACGTCATTCTTATAACAGATGGAGACGATTTTGCGAGGAAGACAGTTGAGCTTGTTGCTAAGGAAATTGGAGGAAGGTGTTTATCCTTGTCGCATGGAAATCCTTCAATCTTAACCGGTCAGCAAATCGTCAAGCTGATAAAAAAAGTCTCCCATGATCCTGTGCTGGTCATGTTTGATGACAGCGGGTTTATCGGGGAGGGAGCTGGGGAGAATGCGCTGAAATATGTTGCGTGCCATAAGGATATCGATGTTCTGGGAATCATAGCTGTTGCCTCGAAAACAAGACAGGCCGAATGGACAAAAGTAGATGTATGTATTGATAATAATGGCGAATTAACCCCCTATGGAGTTGATAAGTTTGGAGTTCCCGAGATGGAAATAGGCAGAATCAATGGTGATACCGTTTATTGTCTTGATCAGCTGGATGTCCCGATAATCGTGGGAATTGGCGATATCGGGAAGATGTCTAAGAAAGATCATTATGATGCAGGATCACCAATTACTAAAAAGGCAGTAGAACTTGTATTGGAAAGGAGCGGCTATTATGGCACAAAGCAAGACGAAGGAAGATAA
- a CDS encoding spore germination protein, with protein sequence MAQSKTKEDKTPIFESVHEIEKYMKKRVGLGESFDLGVRKLTILRKDVHFYYINGLTDTSFIIAIIEGLVGINDSEKLSANLFKIIENRLRHQSIEHIKTMDELVDQVLSGLIVVVGEGEGEGLVIDVRSYPGRTPQEPDTEKVVRGSRDGYVENIIVNTALTRRRIRDERLRFEIMRVGERSKTDVAIGFIKDVANKDLVDLIRKEIKAIEIDGITMADKTVEEFILKQGYNPFPLVRYTERADVAAAHLLEGHVIVFVDTSPSVIITPTTYFHHLQHAEEYRQSPAVGTFVRWIRFLGLLASVVLLPLWFLFVLEPSLLPERIAFIGPNEETNVPVIAQLFLADVGIEFLRIAAIHTPTPLSTAMGLIAAVLIGQIAIDVGLFVPEVILYVSLSAIGTYTTPSYELSIANKILRLGLLVAVAIFHTPGLVVGLTLVILLLASIKSLNTPYLWPFIPFSPVALTQILIRRSMPGSKIRPSIVQTKNRYKQPVK encoded by the coding sequence ATGGCACAAAGCAAGACGAAGGAAGATAAGACACCCATATTTGAATCCGTACATGAAATTGAAAAATATATGAAAAAAAGAGTCGGCCTTGGAGAAAGCTTCGACCTGGGTGTCAGAAAGCTAACGATATTAAGGAAAGATGTACACTTTTATTATATTAATGGATTAACGGATACAAGTTTCATTATTGCCATTATTGAGGGATTGGTTGGGATCAATGACAGTGAAAAACTTTCCGCTAATCTATTTAAAATCATTGAAAACAGGCTGAGGCATCAATCAATTGAGCACATTAAAACAATGGATGAGCTGGTCGATCAGGTGCTCTCAGGCCTAATTGTGGTTGTGGGCGAAGGAGAGGGAGAAGGGCTTGTCATCGATGTCAGAAGCTATCCCGGCAGAACCCCTCAGGAGCCGGATACTGAAAAAGTTGTCCGCGGATCAAGAGATGGCTATGTAGAAAATATTATAGTAAACACTGCCTTAACCCGCAGAAGAATTAGGGATGAAAGACTCCGGTTTGAAATAATGCGCGTAGGCGAAAGGTCTAAAACAGATGTTGCCATCGGTTTCATTAAAGATGTTGCCAATAAAGATTTAGTTGATTTAATTAGAAAAGAAATCAAGGCAATTGAAATAGATGGAATTACCATGGCTGATAAAACAGTTGAAGAATTTATATTAAAACAGGGATACAATCCCTTCCCGCTGGTCCGTTATACGGAAAGGGCGGATGTGGCAGCAGCCCATTTGCTTGAGGGGCATGTTATTGTATTTGTTGATACTTCACCAAGTGTCATTATTACACCTACTACTTATTTTCATCATTTACAGCATGCGGAAGAATACAGGCAATCGCCAGCTGTCGGTACATTTGTCCGCTGGATTCGCTTTTTAGGTCTCTTGGCTTCTGTTGTGCTTTTGCCGCTATGGTTCTTGTTTGTTTTGGAGCCTTCGCTTCTGCCTGAAAGGATCGCGTTTATCGGACCAAACGAAGAAACGAATGTTCCTGTCATAGCCCAGCTGTTTCTAGCAGATGTCGGAATTGAATTTCTAAGGATTGCAGCCATCCATACACCTACACCTCTTTCAACTGCTATGGGCTTAATAGCCGCTGTACTTATAGGCCAAATTGCCATAGATGTTGGCCTATTTGTTCCTGAGGTCATTTTATATGTATCACTTTCGGCAATTGGAACATATACGACACCAAGCTATGAACTGAGCATTGCCAATAAAATTCTGCGATTGGGTTTGCTTGTGGCAGTTGCCATTTTCCATACACCCGGCCTAGTCGTTGGACTTACACTAGTCATTCTCCTGCTGGCAAGCATTAAGTCTTTGAATACACCATATCTATGGCCGTTTATTCCATTCAGCCCTGTGGCCTTAACCCAAATCCTGATTCGCCGTTCCATGCCCGGTTCAAAAATCAGGCCGAGTATTGTTCAGACTAAAAATCGTTATAAGCAGCCTGTAAAATAA
- the lysA gene encoding diaminopimelate decarboxylase — MFFHGTMKVNEKGHLEIGGMDTIDLAGQFGTPLYVYDVALIRERARGFKQTFDKLGIKAQVAYASKAFSTVAMVQLVDEEGLSLDVVSGGELYTALAADFPSERIHFHGNNKSREELEMALKNHVGCIVVDNFYELELLEEICESLAARTKILLRVTPGIEAHTHDYILTGQEDSKFGFDLQNGQAETALQKALNSSWIDTLGLHCHIGSQIFDTTGFILAAKKIFEKMAEWKEKHAYEPKVLNLGGGFGIRYTEDDDPIHASQYVEEIIGEVKKQAEHYSMKMPEIWIEPGRSLVGDAGTTLYQTGSRKEVPNVRNYLAVDGGMSDNIRPALYQAKYEAVLANRVLDKPEETVSIAGKCCESGDMLIWDLPLPKAGDQDLLAVFCTGAYGYSMANNYNRIPRPPVVFIENGEAKLVIKRETYEDILRLDLPINEKIKN; from the coding sequence ATGTTTTTTCACGGCACCATGAAGGTAAATGAAAAAGGGCATCTTGAAATTGGCGGTATGGACACAATCGATCTTGCCGGTCAATTTGGAACACCTTTATACGTATATGATGTGGCATTAATAAGAGAACGGGCAAGGGGATTTAAGCAGACTTTCGATAAGCTTGGAATAAAAGCGCAAGTGGCATATGCAAGTAAAGCTTTTTCTACAGTGGCGATGGTTCAGCTTGTTGATGAAGAAGGTCTTTCTTTGGATGTAGTTTCAGGCGGTGAGTTATACACAGCTCTTGCTGCAGATTTTCCATCTGAAAGAATTCATTTTCACGGGAACAATAAAAGCAGAGAAGAATTGGAAATGGCTCTTAAGAATCATGTCGGCTGTATTGTTGTCGATAATTTTTATGAGCTGGAATTATTAGAGGAGATTTGTGAATCTCTTGCAGCCAGGACCAAAATTTTACTGAGGGTTACACCTGGAATTGAAGCTCATACCCATGATTATATCTTAACTGGCCAGGAGGATTCAAAATTTGGGTTTGACCTTCAGAATGGACAGGCGGAAACGGCTTTACAAAAAGCGCTGAATTCAAGCTGGATCGATACGCTTGGACTACATTGTCATATCGGTTCTCAGATTTTCGATACAACAGGATTCATTTTGGCTGCCAAGAAAATTTTTGAAAAGATGGCAGAATGGAAAGAAAAGCATGCTTATGAACCTAAAGTGCTTAATTTAGGCGGAGGTTTTGGAATCCGCTATACAGAAGATGATGATCCGATTCATGCATCTCAATATGTTGAAGAAATCATTGGGGAAGTTAAGAAACAGGCTGAACATTATTCAATGAAGATGCCGGAAATTTGGATTGAGCCGGGGCGGTCCCTTGTCGGAGATGCAGGGACAACTTTATACCAGACGGGATCACGCAAAGAGGTTCCTAATGTTAGAAATTATCTGGCTGTGGACGGCGGCATGAGTGACAATATCAGGCCGGCTCTTTATCAGGCTAAGTATGAAGCGGTATTGGCAAACCGGGTATTGGATAAACCCGAAGAGACAGTATCAATTGCCGGAAAATGCTGTGAATCAGGCGATATGCTTATTTGGGATCTGCCTCTTCCAAAAGCAGGGGATCAAGACCTCCTGGCCGTTTTCTGCACCGGTGCATACGGTTATTCCATGGCAAACAACTATAACCGAATCCCAAGGCCGCCTGTCGTTTTTATTGAAAATGGGGAGGCTAAGCTAGTTATTAAAAGAGAAACATACGAGGACATTTTAAGATTAGATCTGCCGATTAATGAAAAAATAAAAAATTAA
- a CDS encoding DUF1002 domain-containing protein, giving the protein MKWNKMLALFMISLLFIMPIQAFADMAEGDVIVTLGENLSEEQKNMLLAEMKAPKDATIITVSNEEEHKYLGNYISKALIGTRAISSSAVTIAKQGSGLEVETKNINWVTDEMYINALITAGVKDAKIYITAPANVSGTAALTGIIKAYEISAEKTIPEEVKQAANEEMVETAKLGDSVGNENAAALIAKIKEEIAKNSPETDAELRTIIENAAKELGITLTEQEILSLIDLFNKLKELDIDWNQVGEQLNQAKDKISKYLESEEGQGFLESLKRFFVSAIDAVKAFFS; this is encoded by the coding sequence ATGAAATGGAATAAAATGCTTGCGCTATTCATGATTTCGCTATTATTTATTATGCCGATACAGGCATTTGCCGATATGGCAGAAGGTGACGTAATTGTCACTCTAGGAGAGAATCTATCAGAAGAACAAAAAAATATGCTTCTGGCTGAAATGAAAGCTCCGAAAGATGCGACCATCATTACTGTTTCAAATGAAGAAGAACATAAATATCTTGGCAATTATATCTCTAAAGCTTTAATAGGCACGAGAGCTATATCTTCTTCAGCCGTCACAATAGCAAAACAAGGCTCCGGACTTGAAGTTGAGACAAAGAATATCAACTGGGTTACTGATGAAATGTATATTAATGCCTTGATTACTGCAGGTGTAAAAGATGCGAAAATCTATATAACAGCTCCTGCGAATGTTTCCGGAACAGCTGCCTTAACAGGCATCATCAAGGCATATGAAATCTCGGCCGAAAAAACAATTCCTGAAGAAGTAAAACAGGCTGCCAATGAAGAAATGGTTGAAACAGCTAAGCTTGGCGATTCGGTCGGAAACGAGAATGCTGCTGCTTTAATTGCCAAAATTAAAGAGGAAATTGCCAAAAATTCACCTGAAACCGATGCAGAACTAAGAACTATTATCGAAAATGCCGCAAAGGAACTTGGCATCACTCTGACTGAACAGGAGATTTTAAGTTTAATAGATTTGTTCAACAAGCTGAAAGAGCTTGATATCGACTGGAATCAGGTCGGCGAGCAGCTTAACCAGGCAAAAGACAAAATTTCCAAGTACCTTGAAAGTGAAGAAGGCCAAGGGTTTTTAGAAAGTTTAAAGCGTTTTTTTGTGAGTGCAATCGACGCTGTTAAAGCCTTCTTTTCTTAA
- a CDS encoding GNAT family N-acetyltransferase, whose product MLIRYKKSFEKIAMGLLSFMPNEKDLKRLQQTMKQYESEENWQLFLWKEGEDIIGLVGVTSSDQTMEIQHISVNPSHRHQGIGKTMIKALDELYPGKTLTATDETESFLNKCDINNENKEKGSE is encoded by the coding sequence ATGCTAATTCGATATAAAAAATCATTTGAAAAAATTGCAATGGGTCTTTTATCTTTCATGCCTAATGAAAAAGACTTGAAAAGGCTGCAGCAGACAATGAAGCAATATGAATCAGAAGAAAATTGGCAGCTGTTTTTGTGGAAGGAAGGCGAAGATATAATTGGGCTGGTTGGTGTTACATCAAGTGATCAGACCATGGAGATTCAGCATATCTCTGTTAACCCGTCACACCGGCATCAAGGGATAGGCAAAACAATGATAAAAGCATTGGATGAACTATACCCTGGCAAAACGTTAACTGCAACTGATGAAACGGAATCTTTTCTGAACAAATGTGATATCAATAATGAAAATAAAGAAAAAGGCAGCGAATAA